A genome region from Desulfobulbaceae bacterium includes the following:
- a CDS encoding Hsp70 family protein: GILHVSAKDLGTGKQQSIKITASSGLSEAEISRMTSDAEVHAEEDKKRKALIEAKNQADSMIYATGKSLKEVGDKVDEATRKNVEEATEKLKKTMTGDDTDAIKADIEALTQASHKLAEVMYSQASKEQPGGSAGAGGTEPPKDDNVVDADFEEVK, encoded by the coding sequence GGTATCCTTCATGTTTCGGCCAAGGATCTGGGCACTGGTAAGCAGCAGTCGATCAAGATTACAGCTTCCAGCGGCTTGTCCGAGGCAGAAATCTCTCGGATGACCAGTGACGCCGAGGTTCATGCCGAAGAGGATAAGAAACGGAAAGCCTTGATTGAGGCCAAAAATCAGGCTGATTCCATGATCTATGCCACCGGAAAGAGTTTGAAAGAGGTGGGAGATAAAGTCGACGAGGCAACTCGCAAGAATGTGGAAGAGGCTACTGAGAAACTGAAAAAGACCATGACCGGTGACGACACCGATGCCATTAAGGCTGATATTGAGGCCTTGACCCAGGCTTCACATAAATTAGCTGAAGTCATGTACTCCCAGGCCAGTAAGGAGCAACCCGGCGGTAGCGCCGGCGCTGGTGGTACTGAGCCTCCTAAGGACGACAACGTGGTTGATGCCGATTTTGAGGAAGTGAAGTAG